A genomic stretch from Candidatus Hydrogenedentota bacterium includes:
- a CDS encoding CHASE3 domain-containing protein, whose translation MTIGTRVLSGYVVVLALSTLASAGGVWAITEARDAYSEFIDKDSAMHQRAISLSMHAQLQSSAFRGYLLYRDPAMLDAWKGAIQDFDRDLAGLGKMVDDPADTSTLGEIETGARLWRDLQEKQLQTVNSEAAGVGPPVGELDDQRTNASDAIRTQVETFIAHRTSELADSRKHLEEAIAQVVTLLLILAAAALVTGLATSIWTTRSVSRALRDVIGRLASSTAEISAMTRQVASSAAETAAAVSETTSTVEEVKQTASVSASKARSVSQIAQRSVEISDGGQKAADDSLHGMQAIRKQMDTIAQCVIRLSEQGQAIGEIIATVNDLADQTNLLAVNASIEAARAGEYGRGFGVVAQEVKSLADQSKLATAQVRTILGEVQRATGSAVMAAEQGNKAVDAGVQQAGTVGAAIQQLAASIADSALSAAQIAASSQQQLAGMDQVALAMENISQASKQNAAGTGQAQSAAEDLKLLAERLRLLIEKGTPATAVH comes from the coding sequence ATGACAATCGGAACTCGGGTACTCAGCGGGTACGTCGTCGTACTCGCCCTTTCCACCCTCGCAAGCGCCGGTGGAGTCTGGGCCATCACCGAGGCGCGCGACGCCTACTCGGAGTTTATCGACAAGGACTCGGCAATGCATCAGCGCGCCATTTCCCTGAGTATGCACGCCCAATTGCAGAGCTCGGCGTTTCGGGGATACCTGCTCTACCGGGATCCCGCCATGCTCGATGCCTGGAAGGGCGCGATCCAGGACTTTGACCGCGATCTGGCCGGGCTCGGCAAAATGGTGGACGATCCGGCCGACACCTCCACCCTCGGCGAGATTGAAACGGGGGCGCGGCTCTGGCGGGATCTTCAGGAAAAGCAGCTACAGACCGTCAACTCAGAAGCCGCCGGGGTCGGCCCGCCGGTCGGCGAACTGGACGACCAGCGCACCAACGCAAGCGACGCGATCCGGACGCAGGTGGAAACCTTCATCGCCCACCGCACCAGCGAACTGGCGGATTCCAGAAAGCATCTGGAGGAGGCCATCGCCCAGGTTGTAACCCTCCTCCTGATTCTGGCCGCCGCCGCCCTCGTCACGGGACTCGCCACCTCCATCTGGACCACCCGCTCCGTTTCTCGGGCGCTGCGCGACGTCATCGGCCGCCTCGCAAGCTCCACCGCGGAGATCTCCGCCATGACCCGCCAGGTCGCCTCCAGCGCCGCGGAGACGGCCGCCGCCGTCAGCGAAACGACCAGCACCGTCGAGGAAGTAAAGCAGACCGCTTCCGTCTCCGCCAGCAAGGCCCGCTCCGTCTCGCAGATCGCCCAGCGCTCGGTGGAAATATCCGATGGCGGGCAGAAAGCCGCGGACGACTCGCTCCACGGGATGCAGGCCATTCGCAAGCAAATGGATACGATCGCCCAGTGCGTGATACGCCTGAGCGAACAGGGCCAGGCCATAGGCGAAATCATCGCCACGGTAAACGACCTGGCGGATCAGACCAACCTCCTCGCGGTCAATGCCTCGATCGAAGCGGCTCGCGCGGGAGAATACGGGCGGGGATTCGGCGTGGTCGCCCAGGAAGTGAAGAGCCTGGCGGATCAATCCAAACTGGCCACGGCCCAGGTGAGGACCATTCTCGGCGAAGTTCAGCGCGCCACCGGCTCCGCGGTCATGGCCGCGGAGCAGGGCAACAAGGCCGTGGATGCCGGCGTCCAGCAGGCCGGCACCGTGGGCGCCGCCATCCAGCAGCTTGCGGCGAGCATCGCGGACTCCGCCTTATCGGCCGCACAGATCGCCGCATCCAGCCAGCAGCAACTGGCCGGGATGGACCAAGTCGCCCTGGCCATGGAAAACATCAGCCAGGCCAGCAAGCAGAACGCCGCCGGCACCGGCCAGGCGCAAAGCGCCGCGGAAGATTTGAAGCTGCTCGCCGAACGCCTGCGCCTGCTGATCGAGAAAGGCACACCGGCGACTGCGGTTCACTGA
- a CDS encoding response regulator produces MGMNEREFLKRLMATFQQEARELLDAMSQGLVRLESNPDDTEAVETVFRDAHSLKGAARAVNLNEVARHCHRLEDVFSDWKHARRPTSPQVFDALHRSIDALQRAVAAIDPVDGASGYNAGDALRDLDIALNAEPEPEPAERETPPAAPPPLAAEAAEAPQPAPPRAEPVGRLPRADTVRIPAARMDTILLRSEELTGIKLAAVERAADLAQLGSLVREWTREAPARDATDDVTGAAIVHRLSTAAREADRDQRAFSAMLESLLSELKQALMLPVGTLLEGMPKLVRDLARDQGKDIEVTLEGEHIEVDRRVLEELRAPVVHIVRNCVDHAIETPAARREKNKPPRGGIAIRAAQLENRYFELRIRDDGRGFDTRALRAAALRSGILAPEEDASPNREDPAVLAFHSGVSTSPILTDVSGRGLGLAIVRNKVERLGGTVELSVPAGGGAEIALRVPITLATFRGVLVKCGEHTFLLPTHSVRRVLRVRPGTLESAEGKEILRVNDELLALARLNRILGLAESRKDLADERPHCALVVEAANRRLALLVDEVVAEQEVLVKSLGRQLARVRHIAGAAVLGGGALVPILHLPDIIHTAIHGGGAGGATAPEPAAERRAFNVLLAEDSITARTLLKTILETAGYFVFPAVDGAEAWATIRTNKIDIVVSDVEMPRMNGFELTARIRADRELGTIPVILVTALESREDRERGIEAGANAYIVKSSFDQSNLFEAIKRLL; encoded by the coding sequence ATGGGTATGAACGAGCGCGAGTTTCTGAAACGGCTGATGGCGACCTTCCAACAGGAGGCGCGGGAGCTGCTTGATGCCATGTCGCAGGGCCTCGTGCGCCTGGAATCCAACCCGGACGACACGGAAGCCGTCGAAACCGTATTCCGCGACGCCCACAGCCTCAAGGGCGCCGCGCGGGCCGTGAATCTCAATGAAGTCGCGCGGCACTGCCACCGGCTGGAGGATGTGTTCTCCGATTGGAAGCACGCACGGCGTCCAACGTCACCGCAGGTCTTTGACGCCCTCCACCGTTCCATCGACGCGCTCCAGCGGGCGGTGGCGGCCATCGATCCCGTCGATGGCGCCAGCGGCTACAACGCCGGCGATGCCCTCCGCGATCTGGACATCGCCCTCAATGCGGAACCTGAACCGGAGCCCGCCGAGCGGGAAACACCACCCGCGGCCCCCCCTCCCCTCGCGGCGGAGGCCGCCGAAGCCCCCCAACCCGCTCCACCCCGCGCCGAACCGGTCGGACGCCTCCCCCGTGCCGACACCGTCCGCATTCCAGCCGCGCGGATGGACACGATTCTGCTCCGCAGCGAAGAACTCACCGGCATCAAGTTGGCCGCCGTGGAGCGCGCCGCCGATCTCGCCCAATTGGGCAGCCTGGTGCGGGAGTGGACTCGCGAAGCACCCGCGCGGGACGCGACCGACGATGTCACCGGCGCGGCGATTGTCCACAGGCTTTCCACCGCCGCGCGGGAGGCCGATCGCGACCAGCGGGCCTTTTCCGCCATGCTGGAGAGCCTGCTGTCGGAACTCAAGCAGGCCCTGATGCTGCCCGTGGGAACCTTGCTCGAAGGGATGCCCAAGCTGGTGCGCGACCTCGCCCGGGATCAGGGCAAGGACATCGAAGTCACCTTGGAAGGCGAACACATCGAGGTGGACCGGCGGGTCCTCGAAGAGCTTCGCGCGCCGGTGGTACATATCGTAAGAAATTGCGTCGACCACGCGATCGAGACGCCCGCGGCCCGCCGGGAGAAGAACAAACCTCCACGGGGCGGCATAGCCATCCGCGCCGCGCAGCTCGAAAACCGCTACTTCGAGCTGAGGATTCGCGACGACGGACGGGGTTTCGACACCAGAGCCCTGCGCGCGGCCGCCTTGCGCTCTGGAATTCTTGCGCCGGAGGAGGATGCATCGCCGAATCGGGAAGACCCGGCCGTGCTGGCCTTTCACTCGGGCGTCTCCACAAGCCCCATACTCACCGACGTATCGGGGCGGGGTCTGGGTCTCGCAATCGTGCGCAACAAGGTCGAGCGGCTGGGGGGGACCGTGGAATTATCCGTGCCCGCGGGCGGTGGCGCGGAGATCGCACTTCGGGTCCCCATTACCCTGGCGACCTTTCGCGGCGTGCTCGTGAAGTGCGGCGAACACACCTTTTTGCTGCCGACCCACAGTGTCCGCCGGGTTCTCCGGGTCCGGCCCGGCACCCTGGAAAGCGCCGAGGGCAAGGAAATCCTCCGCGTCAACGACGAACTACTCGCTCTGGCCCGCCTGAATCGGATTCTGGGCCTGGCGGAGTCTCGCAAAGACCTCGCGGACGAACGCCCCCACTGCGCCCTCGTCGTCGAAGCCGCAAACCGCCGCCTGGCCCTGCTGGTCGATGAAGTTGTCGCGGAGCAGGAAGTTCTCGTAAAAAGCCTGGGAAGACAACTCGCCCGCGTCCGCCACATCGCGGGTGCGGCCGTGCTCGGCGGCGGCGCCCTGGTCCCGATCCTGCACCTCCCCGACATTATCCATACCGCCATCCACGGTGGCGGCGCTGGCGGCGCCACCGCGCCCGAACCCGCCGCCGAAAGGCGGGCGTTCAACGTGCTGCTGGCGGAGGACTCCATCACCGCCCGCACCCTGCTGAAGACGATCCTGGAAACAGCCGGCTATTTCGTTTTCCCCGCCGTCGATGGGGCGGAAGCGTGGGCCACGATCCGCACCAACAAAATCGACATCGTCGTCTCCGACGTGGAAATGCCACGCATGAACGGCTTTGAACTTACCGCGCGAATCCGCGCGGACCGGGAACTGGGCACAATTCCCGTCATTCTTGTCACCGCCCTCGAGTCCCGAGAGGACCGCGAGCGCGGCATCGAGGCGGGCGCCAATGCCTACATCGTCAAGAGCAGCTTCGACCAGAGCAATCTCTTCGAAGCGATAAAGCGACTCCTCTAG
- the cheB gene encoding chemotaxis-specific protein-glutamate methyltransferase CheB, producing MVSILIVDDTLVVRELLSYILGSTPGVTIAGTAANGREALEAIATLRPDIVTMDINMPGMNGFETTRRIMETCPLPIIIVSGSWKTDEVATTFRALEAGAVAVVARPPGIGHPDHKYAAAELVQTVLAMAEVRVVRRWPRAAAQTPTTFQPDRPTAPASRKQIDMVAVGASTGGPVVIQSFLKSLPENFSIPILIVQHMAGGFIQGFVEWLAHTCGRPVLLGGHGAFLVRGHAYVAPDGHQMGVDACGRLRLGAPEPENGFAPSVSYLFRSVAEVYGLRSAAILLSGMGIDGAAELKHLNDIGALTFAQDEESAVIYGMPGEAKRLGAAQYILPPQKIATTLASLSQP from the coding sequence GTGGTCAGTATCCTGATAGTCGATGATACCCTGGTTGTCCGGGAGCTGCTGAGTTATATCCTCGGCTCCACCCCGGGCGTGACCATTGCCGGCACGGCGGCGAACGGCAGGGAAGCGCTGGAGGCCATCGCCACGCTCCGCCCGGACATTGTCACCATGGATATCAACATGCCCGGGATGAACGGCTTCGAGACCACCCGCAGGATCATGGAGACCTGCCCCCTCCCCATCATCATCGTCAGCGGAAGCTGGAAAACCGACGAAGTCGCCACCACGTTTCGCGCCCTGGAGGCCGGCGCGGTCGCGGTGGTCGCACGGCCGCCGGGGATCGGCCATCCCGATCACAAATATGCCGCCGCGGAGCTCGTGCAGACCGTTCTCGCCATGGCCGAGGTTCGCGTCGTCCGGCGTTGGCCCAGGGCCGCCGCACAGACCCCCACCACCTTCCAGCCGGATCGCCCCACCGCCCCCGCAAGCCGCAAGCAAATCGATATGGTGGCCGTGGGCGCGTCCACGGGCGGCCCGGTCGTCATACAATCCTTCTTGAAATCCCTGCCGGAGAACTTCTCCATACCCATTCTCATCGTGCAGCACATGGCCGGCGGCTTCATCCAGGGCTTCGTGGAATGGCTCGCCCACACCTGCGGAAGGCCCGTGCTGCTCGGGGGCCATGGCGCATTTCTCGTGCGGGGTCACGCCTATGTCGCGCCCGATGGGCACCAGATGGGCGTCGACGCGTGCGGTCGGCTTCGCCTCGGCGCACCGGAACCCGAAAACGGCTTCGCACCATCCGTCTCCTATCTCTTTCGTTCCGTCGCCGAGGTCTACGGACTTCGATCCGCCGCCATTCTGCTTTCCGGCATGGGGATCGATGGCGCGGCGGAACTCAAGCACCTCAACGACATCGGCGCCCTGACCTTCGCACAGGATGAAGAAAGCGCCGTCATTTATGGGATGCCCGGCGAGGCAAAACGCCTCGGCGCGGCTCAGTACATATTACCGCCGCAGAAAATTGCGACAACACTGGCGTCGTTATCCCAACCGTAA
- a CDS encoding response regulator produces the protein MATGTTYPNAGRHILIAEDSPTQAVKLQFLLEQAGFVADVSRNGEEALARAQANRPDLLITDIIMPRMNGYELARSFRQDPELSQVPIILLTTLSDPHDIILGLECGADNFIRKPYSDDYLLQRVSYILTNKALRQSEKVQMGIQIDLSGQRHFITAERQQIFDLLISTYEEAVQLNKSLELSNQSLNGLFRVAEGLNQCTLEADVLVRVLERVLELPAVAAGWIYACDPPRDLHVAAVKGNDTVFQQPGGKNGGCECRRRFLAGAWDQNAGDLHCETLLHCAVPNFSARAQASIPLWVGTQPAAILNLVNASGHPFTEEELQVFHGVGHQAGLALERARLHGQLEQLVEQRTKELREKTTLLDHLLSASPTNIYAMAYRDGEFVPTWVSENLESITGWPSAEGLRPNWLALVAHPDERDTIAEGEARLLREDYVSLEYRIRHKAGHYMWIHDERRLLRGADEAPREVVGSRIDISARKNAEEALKRTEELLYQAQKLESIGSLAGGIAHDMNNVLAAVCGFTEMVLNDIGPDSPYHRDLSYVLTAGNHGAKLISQILAFSRKQILRPEVLNLNEVVLDFTGMIRRLLGESVEIVNALNPDLHAVYADAVQVEQVILNLVINARDAMPDGGTLTIETADVELDATYARHHPNVAPGPHVMLAVSDTGTGMDAETRQKIFEPFFTTKEVGRGTGLGLATVYGIVKQHNGSIWVYSEPGQGSTFKVYFPAALEAATGNSPIQAVPESLKGTERILVVEDDEIVRQLIVETLQAEGYKITSAPLPQKAIDIFAAAQPPFDLLVTDVILPGMNGKELYLHLRTGAPDLKVLYVSGYTRDVISRHGLLEKGILHLQKPFTIRGLLVAVRDALNAPSHPE, from the coding sequence ATGGCTACAGGCACCACCTATCCCAACGCCGGCAGGCATATTCTGATTGCGGAGGACAGCCCGACCCAGGCGGTCAAACTCCAGTTTCTCCTCGAACAGGCAGGCTTCGTCGCCGACGTTTCACGCAATGGCGAGGAAGCGCTGGCCAGGGCCCAGGCCAACCGGCCCGACCTGCTCATTACCGATATCATCATGCCCAGGATGAACGGCTACGAACTGGCCCGCAGTTTCCGCCAGGATCCCGAGCTGAGCCAGGTGCCGATCATCCTCCTCACGACCCTCTCCGATCCCCATGACATTATTCTGGGCCTGGAATGCGGGGCGGACAACTTCATACGAAAACCCTACAGCGACGACTACCTCCTGCAGCGCGTCAGCTACATCCTCACAAACAAGGCGCTGCGACAAAGCGAAAAGGTCCAGATGGGCATCCAGATCGACCTGAGCGGGCAGCGGCACTTCATCACGGCGGAGCGCCAGCAGATCTTCGACCTTCTCATCTCCACCTACGAGGAGGCCGTCCAGCTCAACAAGAGCCTCGAACTCTCAAATCAGTCCCTGAACGGACTCTTCCGCGTCGCGGAAGGCTTGAACCAGTGTACCCTGGAAGCCGATGTCCTCGTTCGTGTCCTCGAACGCGTCCTGGAGCTCCCCGCCGTCGCCGCGGGGTGGATTTACGCCTGCGATCCCCCGCGCGACCTCCATGTCGCCGCCGTAAAGGGCAATGACACCGTCTTCCAGCAGCCCGGCGGAAAGAACGGGGGATGTGAATGCCGGCGGCGCTTCCTCGCCGGCGCCTGGGATCAGAACGCCGGCGATCTTCATTGCGAAACCCTGCTCCATTGCGCCGTGCCCAACTTCTCCGCGCGGGCCCAGGCCTCAATCCCCCTCTGGGTGGGTACCCAGCCCGCGGCTATCCTGAATCTCGTCAACGCGTCGGGGCACCCCTTCACGGAGGAGGAACTCCAAGTCTTCCACGGCGTGGGACACCAGGCCGGGCTGGCCCTGGAGCGGGCCCGACTCCACGGCCAACTCGAGCAATTGGTCGAACAGCGCACGAAGGAACTGCGGGAGAAGACCACCCTCCTCGATCATCTACTCTCGGCCAGTCCGACCAACATCTATGCGATGGCCTACCGGGACGGCGAATTCGTGCCCACCTGGGTCAGTGAGAATCTTGAGAGCATCACGGGTTGGCCCTCGGCGGAAGGCCTCCGGCCAAACTGGCTCGCCCTTGTGGCGCACCCCGACGAACGGGATACCATCGCGGAGGGGGAGGCCCGCCTCTTGCGCGAGGATTATGTCTCTCTGGAGTACCGAATCCGCCACAAGGCGGGCCACTATATGTGGATCCACGACGAGCGGCGACTTCTGCGCGGCGCGGATGAGGCCCCGAGAGAAGTCGTCGGCTCGCGCATCGACATCAGCGCGCGCAAGAACGCGGAGGAGGCCCTGAAGCGCACCGAGGAACTCCTGTACCAGGCCCAGAAGCTGGAGTCCATCGGCAGCCTCGCCGGGGGCATCGCCCACGACATGAACAACGTGCTCGCCGCCGTTTGCGGCTTCACGGAAATGGTGCTCAACGATATCGGCCCGGACAGCCCGTACCATCGCGACTTGAGCTATGTGCTCACCGCGGGAAACCACGGCGCCAAACTCATTTCCCAGATTCTGGCCTTCAGCCGCAAGCAGATCCTGCGACCCGAGGTTCTCAATCTCAATGAAGTCGTACTCGATTTCACCGGGATGATCCGCCGCCTGCTGGGCGAGAGTGTTGAAATTGTCAACGCCCTGAACCCCGACCTCCATGCCGTGTACGCCGACGCCGTTCAGGTCGAGCAGGTCATTCTGAACCTCGTCATCAACGCCCGCGACGCCATGCCCGATGGCGGCACTCTCACGATCGAAACGGCGGATGTGGAACTGGACGCGACCTACGCCCGGCACCACCCCAATGTGGCGCCCGGCCCCCATGTCATGCTGGCGGTAAGCGATACCGGCACCGGTATGGACGCCGAGACGCGGCAGAAAATCTTCGAGCCTTTCTTCACCACCAAGGAAGTGGGGCGCGGCACGGGCCTGGGCCTCGCCACCGTGTACGGAATCGTCAAGCAGCACAACGGCAGCATCTGGGTCTACAGCGAACCCGGACAGGGCTCGACCTTCAAAGTCTATTTCCCCGCCGCGCTCGAAGCCGCCACCGGCAACTCACCAATCCAGGCGGTTCCCGAGTCGCTCAAGGGTACCGAGCGAATTCTGGTCGTCGAAGACGACGAAATCGTCCGGCAGTTGATCGTGGAAACGCTCCAGGCGGAAGGTTACAAGATCACCAGTGCTCCCCTTCCCCAGAAGGCCATTGACATTTTCGCCGCCGCCCAGCCTCCCTTCGATCTGCTGGTGACCGACGTGATCCTTCCCGGAATGAACGGAAAGGAACTTTATCTCCACCTGCGGACCGGCGCCCCCGATCTCAAAGTACTCTATGTGTCGGGATACACGCGCGATGTCATCAGCAGGCATGGCCTGCTGGAGAAGGGTATCCTTCACTTGCAAAAGCCCTTCACGATTCGCGGGCTGCTCGTCGCCGTCCGAGACGCCCTGAATGCCCCATCACACCCGGAATAA
- a CDS encoding DUF4139 domain-containing protein, translating to MHKLLSVVVIAALALPAMCPAQEGAKGDKPALKLADPLKESASPGESTLADQTDVALTAYNTNRALVRDRRTIKLLPGEMTLKFMDVAAQIMPETVSLKSVSNPGGLQILEQNYEYDLMTQASLLNKYVGKNVRLINKSNDLSFIEETATLLSNNDGPVYQINDDIYLGHPGSVVLPEIPEELIAKPSLIWLLNNGGTDHEVEVTYLTNGVSWKADYVATLSKDEETIDLEGWVTLTNESGAQYTNAQLKLVAGDVNVVQNAPMPMMAKAGAMEMVAFDAAAPMQQEAFGEYHLYTLPRRTTIKQNQTKQVSLLRADGAAVTKVYEFRGPGHYYTQPTPSQPEHISVTLKLKNEEANKLGMPLPAGVMRVYQEDSSGMLQFTGEDNVKHTPKDEEITLRLGNAFDVMGERTQTDFNVVGVNVHQSSYKIVLRNHKDTAVTVDVVESIPGDWKILEASHPHVKKDAQTAVFTIPVPVDGEVELTYQAQVRF from the coding sequence ATGCATAAGCTGCTTTCAGTTGTCGTGATTGCCGCCCTGGCGCTGCCCGCCATGTGCCCGGCCCAGGAAGGCGCGAAAGGGGACAAGCCGGCGCTGAAGCTGGCCGATCCACTGAAGGAATCGGCGAGTCCGGGCGAGTCCACCCTGGCCGATCAGACCGACGTGGCCCTTACGGCCTACAACACGAATCGCGCCCTGGTGCGCGATCGGCGGACGATCAAGCTGCTGCCCGGTGAAATGACCCTGAAATTCATGGATGTGGCGGCGCAGATCATGCCGGAGACGGTGAGCCTGAAGTCGGTCTCCAATCCTGGCGGACTTCAAATCCTGGAACAGAACTACGAATACGATCTGATGACCCAGGCTTCGCTGCTGAACAAGTACGTGGGCAAAAACGTGCGGCTGATCAACAAGTCCAACGACCTTTCCTTCATCGAAGAGACGGCGACGCTGCTCAGCAACAACGACGGCCCGGTCTACCAGATCAACGATGACATCTATCTGGGCCACCCCGGCTCCGTCGTGCTTCCGGAGATTCCCGAGGAGCTCATCGCCAAGCCGTCGCTGATCTGGCTGTTGAACAACGGCGGCACCGATCACGAGGTCGAAGTGACCTATCTCACCAACGGCGTGTCGTGGAAGGCCGACTACGTGGCGACCCTGTCGAAGGACGAAGAGACGATCGACCTGGAAGGCTGGGTAACGCTGACCAATGAATCGGGGGCCCAATACACGAATGCCCAGTTGAAGCTGGTGGCGGGCGACGTGAATGTGGTGCAGAATGCCCCGATGCCCATGATGGCCAAAGCGGGCGCGATGGAGATGGTGGCCTTCGACGCCGCCGCGCCGATGCAGCAGGAGGCCTTTGGCGAGTATCACCTCTATACCCTGCCGCGCCGCACCACCATCAAGCAGAACCAGACCAAGCAAGTGAGTCTGCTTCGGGCGGACGGCGCCGCCGTGACCAAGGTCTATGAGTTTCGCGGGCCTGGCCACTACTACACCCAGCCCACTCCCTCGCAGCCGGAGCATATCAGCGTGACGCTGAAACTGAAGAACGAAGAGGCGAACAAGCTCGGCATGCCCCTGCCCGCGGGCGTCATGCGGGTCTATCAGGAGGATTCGTCCGGCATGCTCCAGTTCACCGGCGAAGACAACGTGAAGCACACGCCGAAGGATGAGGAGATTACCCTGCGCCTGGGCAATGCCTTCGATGTGATGGGCGAGCGCACCCAGACCGATTTCAACGTGGTGGGCGTGAATGTTCACCAGTCCAGCTATAAGATCGTGCTGCGCAATCACAAGGACACGGCTGTTACGGTGGACGTCGTGGAGAGTATTCCCGGCGACTGGAAGATACTCGAGGCATCCCACCCCCACGTGAAGAAAGATGCCCAGACGGCGGTGTTTACGATCCCGGTGCCGGTCGATGGCGAGGTGGAACTGACCTACCAGGCGCAGGTCCGGTTTTAG
- a CDS encoding type II and III secretion system protein gives MKRARLIWISLLGLGLFAAATQAQDPAPAPAPAPAPAEAAPPAPAPAPAEAAPAAPPPAEAAPAAPPAEPAPPPPPPPPPPPVDIRQVQVKVKIVETSQRGLRQLGANLNYTRFVEGVEQSGSVARVATGTFDPVTDFPRVTLPVPGVGTPNRPDEDKNASNAIQTREGAGLTASVIESDEGTLEAVFRGLEEGQDTDTVSQPELLVIDKMPAEINAGGEVPFQGSLLAATPSLKVEFKNIGVNLGMTPTIMPNDLVKLNITKLDVTDTLRFDQIRGLDLPVFSQRSQTGVVYVPNGRTLVTGGLTSHVARRKEARVPLMGTLPVIGFPFRSRETESLENTLLIFVTPTVVDLRNLSPEGLRAMEFWKNGDWENEKRIDAEKEALRY, from the coding sequence ATGAAACGGGCCCGTTTAATTTGGATAAGTCTTCTGGGCCTCGGCCTCTTCGCCGCCGCCACGCAAGCCCAGGATCCCGCTCCGGCGCCCGCGCCCGCGCCCGCCCCGGCGGAAGCGGCACCGCCCGCGCCGGCACCCGCACCTGCGGAAGCCGCCCCCGCCGCGCCGCCGCCTGCGGAAGCCGCACCGGCGGCCCCCCCGGCGGAACCGGCGCCCCCCCCGCCACCTCCGCCACCGCCACCGCCTGTAGACATTCGCCAGGTTCAGGTGAAGGTGAAGATTGTGGAGACGAGCCAGCGCGGCCTGCGCCAGTTGGGCGCCAATCTGAACTACACCCGTTTCGTGGAAGGTGTCGAGCAATCGGGCTCGGTCGCGCGTGTCGCGACCGGAACCTTTGACCCGGTAACCGATTTCCCGCGGGTGACGCTGCCCGTGCCCGGCGTGGGAACACCCAACCGCCCCGACGAGGACAAGAACGCTTCCAACGCCATCCAGACACGCGAAGGCGCCGGCCTGACCGCCAGTGTGATTGAATCGGATGAAGGGACGCTCGAAGCCGTGTTTCGCGGACTCGAAGAAGGACAGGATACGGACACCGTGTCCCAGCCGGAGCTCCTCGTCATCGACAAGATGCCGGCGGAAATCAACGCGGGCGGCGAAGTCCCCTTCCAGGGATCGCTCCTGGCGGCTACGCCCTCGCTCAAGGTGGAATTCAAGAACATCGGCGTAAACCTGGGAATGACGCCGACCATCATGCCCAACGACCTCGTGAAACTGAATATCACGAAACTGGATGTGACCGACACCCTGCGCTTCGACCAGATTCGAGGCCTGGACTTGCCCGTATTCTCCCAGCGATCGCAAACGGGCGTCGTTTACGTTCCCAATGGCCGAACCCTGGTTACCGGCGGTTTGACCTCCCATGTGGCACGCCGCAAAGAGGCACGCGTTCCCCTCATGGGCACCTTGCCCGTCATCGGATTTCCCTTCCGGAGCCGCGAGACCGAGTCCCTGGAAAACACGCTGCTGATATTCGTCACCCCGACGGTGGTGGACCTGCGCAATCTCTCCCCCGAAGGCCTGCGCGCCATGGAATTCTGGAAGAACGGCGACTGGGAAAATGAAAAGAGAATCGACGCGGAAAAGGAAGCGCTGCGGTATTAG